One segment of Deinococcus sp. Leaf326 DNA contains the following:
- a CDS encoding ABC transporter ATP-binding protein: MTHQNDVLLAVNNLKTYFNTDDGVVKSVDGVTFHIKKGETLAVVGESGSGKSVTSLSVMRLIPMPPGKIVEGEILFTGKDGTQKNLVTISEAEMRKIRGNDISMIFQEPMTSLNPVYTVGDQIAEAVMLHQNKNRKDAMGVATDMLRFVGIPAPEKRVNEYPHQLSGGMRQRVMIAMALSCNPALLIADEPTTALDVTIQAQILDLMRKLQTDIGMSILFITHNLGVVAEMADRVVVMYGGRVVEEGDVVEIFKAPRHPYTMGLLNSIPRPGGEHEYVAGQPKKRLEAIPGNVPNPLNLPPGCSFEPRCKFAVPECSQAVPPLEDTGGGHTARCIRWREFETVQQEVSA; the protein is encoded by the coding sequence CTGCTCGCCGTCAACAATCTCAAGACGTACTTCAACACCGACGACGGTGTGGTCAAGAGTGTCGACGGCGTGACCTTCCACATCAAGAAGGGCGAGACCCTGGCCGTCGTGGGCGAGTCGGGTTCGGGCAAGAGCGTGACCAGTCTCAGCGTCATGCGCCTGATCCCCATGCCCCCCGGCAAGATCGTGGAAGGCGAGATCCTGTTCACCGGTAAGGACGGCACCCAGAAGAACTTGGTGACGATCTCCGAAGCCGAGATGCGCAAGATCCGCGGCAACGACATTTCCATGATCTTTCAGGAGCCGATGACCAGCCTCAACCCGGTGTACACCGTGGGCGACCAGATCGCCGAGGCGGTCATGCTGCACCAGAACAAGAACCGCAAGGACGCGATGGGTGTGGCGACCGACATGCTGCGCTTCGTGGGCATTCCGGCTCCCGAAAAGCGCGTGAACGAGTATCCCCACCAGCTCTCGGGCGGGATGCGTCAGCGCGTGATGATCGCCATGGCCCTGTCGTGCAACCCGGCCCTGCTCATCGCCGACGAGCCGACCACCGCACTTGACGTGACCATTCAGGCGCAGATTCTGGACCTCATGCGCAAGCTTCAGACCGATATCGGCATGAGTATCCTGTTCATCACGCACAACCTGGGTGTGGTGGCCGAGATGGCCGACCGCGTCGTCGTGATGTACGGCGGCCGCGTGGTCGAGGAAGGCGACGTGGTCGAGATCTTCAAGGCCCCGCGTCACCCCTATACCATGGGCCTGCTCAACAGCATCCCGCGTCCCGGCGGCGAGCACGAGTACGTGGCCGGCCAGCCCAAAAAGCGCCTGGAAGCCATTCCCGGCAACGTCCCCAACCCGCTCAACCTGCCGCCCGGCTGTTCCTTCGAGCCGCGCTGTAAGTTCGCCGTTCCCGAGTGCAGTCAGGCTGTGCCGCCCCTGGAAGATACGGGAGGCGGACATACGGCCCGCTGCATCCGCTGGCGCGAGTTTGAAACCGTACAGCAGGAGGTGTCCGCATGA
- a CDS encoding ABC transporter ATP-binding protein — protein sequence MTATTTQNTQPRNRSDIAASGQTLLDVQNLEKFFPIRGGLMSRVVGNVKAVNDITFSVKRGEVVGLVGESGSGKTTAGRAILRLIEPTGGQVIFNGTDITKLSKSQMRDYRREMQIIFQDPFASLNPRMTVSDIIGEAMQIHNLHPGKGRVDRIAELLQRVGLRPEHMGRYPHEFSGGQRQRIGIARALAVDPSFIVADEPVSALDVSIQAQVVNLIQDLQEELGLTVLFIAHDLHVVEYICDRMIVMYLGRIMEIAPSHQLNRNPKHPYTEALLSAAPVPDPTVKRQRIILEGDIPSPINPPSGCVFRTRCRYAIADCANIVPELREISPNHFKACIRDDIL from the coding sequence ATGACCGCCACGACCACCCAGAACACGCAGCCGCGCAACCGCAGCGACATCGCCGCCTCCGGACAGACGCTGCTCGACGTGCAGAACCTGGAAAAGTTCTTTCCCATCCGGGGCGGGCTCATGTCGCGCGTGGTGGGCAACGTCAAGGCCGTCAACGACATCACCTTCAGCGTCAAGCGCGGTGAGGTCGTCGGCTTGGTCGGCGAGTCGGGGTCGGGCAAGACGACCGCCGGGCGCGCCATCCTGCGCCTGATCGAGCCGACGGGCGGCCAGGTGATCTTCAACGGCACCGACATCACCAAGCTGAGCAAGAGCCAGATGCGCGATTACCGCCGGGAGATGCAGATCATCTTCCAGGACCCCTTCGCGTCGCTCAACCCGCGCATGACGGTCTCGGACATCATCGGTGAGGCCATGCAGATCCATAACCTGCACCCCGGCAAGGGGCGTGTGGACCGCATCGCCGAACTGCTCCAGCGCGTGGGTCTGCGCCCCGAGCACATGGGCCGCTACCCGCACGAGTTCTCGGGCGGGCAGCGGCAGCGCATCGGGATCGCGCGCGCCCTGGCGGTGGACCCCAGCTTCATCGTGGCCGACGAGCCGGTCTCGGCGCTCGACGTGTCCATCCAGGCGCAGGTCGTGAACCTCATTCAGGACCTCCAGGAAGAGCTGGGCCTGACTGTGCTGTTTATCGCGCACGACCTGCACGTCGTTGAATACATCTGTGACCGCATGATCGTGATGTACCTCGGCCGCATCATGGAGATTGCGCCCAGCCACCAGCTCAACCGCAATCCCAAGCACCCCTATACCGAGGCCCTGCTCTCGGCTGCTCCGGTGCCCGATCCCACAGTCAAGCGCCAGCGCATCATTCTCGAGGGCGACATTCCCAGCCCGATCAACCCGCCGTCGGGGTGCGTGTTCCGGACCCGCTGCCGTTACGCCATCGCCGACTGCGCCAACATCGTGCCGGAACTGCGCGAGATCAGCCCGAACCACTTCAAGGCCTGCATCCGCGACGATATTCTCTAA
- the icd gene encoding NADP-dependent isocitrate dehydrogenase, translating to MTSHIKVPAQGEKITMQGDQLQVPDQPIIPFVEGDGTGRDIWKASVRVLDAAVEAAYGGKRKIEWLEVYAGEKSTEVYGENEWLPDETVKAFDEYLIGIKGPLTTPVGGGIRSINVALRQLLDLYACLRPVQYFAGVPSPLKQPELVDMVIFRENTEDIYAGIEYKAGTPEANKLRDFLINEMGVTQIRFPDSSSLGVKPVSKEGTERLVRAAIQYAIDNGRKSVTLVHKGNIMKFTEGGFRDWGYELAKREFGGVELDGGPWLKLPGGIVIKDVIADAFLQQILLRPSEYDVIATLNLNGDYVSDALAAQVGGIGIAPGANINYVTGHAIFEATHGTAPKYADKNVINPSSVILSGEMMLRHMGWSEAADLILKGLDQTIGQKFVTYDFARSMEGAHEVKTSEFADKIIENMKAMPQA from the coding sequence ATGACCAGCCACATCAAGGTGCCCGCACAGGGCGAGAAGATCACCATGCAGGGCGATCAGCTTCAGGTGCCCGATCAGCCCATCATCCCCTTCGTCGAGGGTGACGGCACCGGACGCGACATCTGGAAGGCCAGCGTGCGCGTCCTGGACGCAGCGGTCGAAGCGGCCTACGGCGGCAAGCGCAAGATCGAGTGGCTCGAAGTCTACGCGGGCGAAAAGAGCACCGAGGTCTACGGCGAGAACGAGTGGCTGCCCGACGAGACCGTCAAGGCCTTCGACGAGTACCTCATCGGCATCAAAGGTCCCCTGACCACGCCGGTCGGCGGCGGCATCCGCTCCATCAACGTGGCGCTGCGCCAGCTTCTCGACCTGTACGCCTGCCTGCGCCCCGTGCAGTACTTCGCGGGCGTGCCCAGCCCCCTCAAGCAGCCCGAGCTCGTGGATATGGTCATCTTCCGCGAGAACACGGAAGACATCTACGCGGGGATCGAGTACAAGGCCGGCACTCCCGAGGCCAACAAGCTGCGCGACTTCCTCATCAACGAGATGGGCGTCACGCAGATCCGCTTCCCCGACAGCAGCAGCCTGGGCGTCAAGCCGGTCTCGAAGGAAGGCACCGAGCGCCTCGTGCGCGCCGCCATCCAGTACGCCATCGACAACGGCCGCAAGAGCGTGACGCTGGTGCACAAGGGCAATATCATGAAGTTCACCGAGGGCGGCTTCCGTGACTGGGGCTATGAGCTCGCCAAGCGTGAATTCGGCGGTGTGGAACTCGACGGCGGTCCCTGGCTCAAGCTGCCCGGCGGCATCGTGATCAAGGACGTGATCGCCGACGCCTTCCTCCAGCAGATTCTCCTGCGTCCCTCCGAGTACGACGTGATCGCCACGCTGAACCTCAACGGCGACTACGTCTCCGACGCCCTCGCCGCGCAGGTCGGCGGCATCGGCATCGCTCCTGGCGCCAACATCAACTACGTGACCGGCCACGCCATCTTCGAAGCGACCCACGGCACCGCGCCCAAGTACGCCGACAAGAACGTCATCAACCCCAGCTCGGTCATCCTGTCGGGCGAAATGATGCTGCGCCACATGGGCTGGTCCGAAGCGGCCGACCTGATCCTCAAGGGTCTGGACCAGACTATCGGGCAGAAGTTCGTGACCTATGACTTCGCCCGCAGCATGGAAGGCGCGCACGAGGTCAAGACGAGCGAGTTTGCCGACAAGATCATCGAGAACATGAAGGCGATGCCCCAGGCCTGA
- a CDS encoding class I SAM-dependent methyltransferase, giving the protein MSTNPDRFLGRAAVYAAARPPYPAALGEWLTAEGLLRGNVADLGAGTGLFTRLLLSAGAAQVDAVEPNPEMRAELEAALAAQVASGTVRVHAGTSEATGLPDASLDLITAAQAAHWFAPEPTLRELRRVLRPGGRVLLVWNDWRGVDAPLNRAYGEVVAQFTEADVPVLATRVPEAELPGLLPGGFEKRLFDHAVPFTRERLRALAGSVSYLPSPGDPVYPDMAAALDRAFGDPEGGEAPLVYRTHAYLGRIED; this is encoded by the coding sequence GTGAGCACCAACCCCGACCGCTTTCTGGGCCGCGCGGCGGTGTATGCGGCAGCGCGCCCGCCCTACCCGGCGGCGCTGGGCGAGTGGCTGACGGCCGAGGGCCTACTGCGTGGCAATGTGGCCGATCTCGGCGCGGGGACGGGGCTGTTCACGCGCCTGCTGCTCTCGGCGGGGGCGGCGCAGGTGGACGCTGTGGAGCCCAACCCCGAAATGCGCGCCGAGCTGGAAGCGGCCCTCGCGGCGCAGGTGGCCTCGGGGACGGTGCGGGTGCACGCCGGGACCTCCGAGGCCACCGGGCTGCCGGACGCCTCGCTGGACCTGATCACGGCGGCGCAGGCGGCCCACTGGTTCGCTCCGGAGCCGACCCTACGCGAGCTGCGGCGGGTCCTGCGCCCTGGCGGACGCGTGCTGCTCGTCTGGAACGACTGGCGCGGCGTGGACGCGCCCCTGAACCGGGCCTACGGCGAGGTCGTGGCGCAGTTTACCGAAGCGGACGTGCCGGTACTGGCGACCCGCGTGCCCGAGGCCGAGTTGCCGGGGCTGCTGCCGGGCGGGTTCGAGAAACGCCTCTTCGACCACGCCGTGCCCTTTACCCGTGAGCGCCTGCGGGCCCTGGCCGGCAGCGTCAGCTACCTGCCCTCGCCGGGCGACCCGGTCTACCCGGACATGGCGGCGGCGTTGGACCGGGCCTTCGGGGACCCGGAGGGGGGAGAGGCGCCGCTGGTGTACCGCACCCACGCCTACCTGGGCCGGATAGAGGACTGA
- a CDS encoding SDR family oxidoreductase gives MTDQKKSAFVTGASKGIGLAVAQALAAQGYGVTLTSRKQDEVEAAAREVGSGARGVVCDVRDPAAVQSAVDAHVETFGGLDVLFVNAGVGVFGNVEDLSIEDWQAMIDTNLSGAFYTVKAAIPALKQGGGYIFTLSSLAGRNAMPGGGGYNASKFGLNGLSEVMNLDLRQHDIKVTQIMPGSVATEFGGHQPSDADAWKIQPEDLAQLTVDLLNMPARTLPSRVEVRPARPDKKPKN, from the coding sequence ATGACCGATCAGAAGAAAAGTGCGTTCGTGACGGGTGCCAGCAAGGGCATCGGCCTCGCCGTGGCGCAGGCGCTCGCCGCTCAAGGCTACGGCGTGACCCTGACCAGCCGCAAGCAGGACGAGGTGGAGGCGGCCGCCCGGGAAGTCGGCAGCGGCGCGCGCGGTGTGGTGTGCGACGTGCGTGACCCGGCCGCCGTGCAGAGCGCCGTGGACGCCCATGTGGAGACCTTCGGCGGCCTCGACGTGCTGTTCGTAAACGCGGGTGTGGGTGTGTTCGGCAACGTCGAGGACCTGAGTATCGAGGACTGGCAGGCCATGATCGACACCAACCTCAGCGGGGCGTTCTATACCGTCAAGGCGGCGATTCCGGCCCTCAAGCAGGGGGGCGGATACATCTTTACCCTCAGCAGCCTTGCGGGGCGCAACGCCATGCCCGGCGGCGGCGGGTACAACGCGAGCAAGTTCGGTCTCAACGGCCTGTCGGAAGTCATGAACCTCGACCTGCGCCAGCACGACATCAAGGTGACGCAGATCATGCCTGGCAGTGTGGCGACCGAGTTCGGCGGCCATCAGCCCTCGGACGCCGACGCCTGGAAGATCCAGCCCGAGGACCTCGCGCAGCTCACGGTGGACCTGCTGAACATGCCCGCGCGCACGTTGCCCAGCCGCGTCGAGGTACGCCCCGCGCGCCCGGATAAGAAGCCCAAGAACTGA